In a single window of the Elaeis guineensis isolate ETL-2024a chromosome 6, EG11, whole genome shotgun sequence genome:
- the LOC105034731 gene encoding uncharacterized protein has product MDNLWQLGNEFRGQSMVSEDHQWSIITSKLAELTRSKAERMNNLDYTRNPVETKPWDKLGFQEDNKFENLNPSLMNLDLKMNEATVKSSFRNSAYNMNLLYQKSNTNSVDSFKINTGINKYASNTSGKEVNNNNSRNSSNNSNNSGSSNNNNAAVDKRFKTLPSTEMLPRNEILGGYIFVCNNDTMQEDLKRQLFGLPPRYRDSVRAITPGLPLFLYNYTTHQLHGIFEAASFGGSNIDPTAWEDKKCKGESRFPAQVRIRVRKICKPLEEDAFRPVLHHYDGPKFRLELSMAETLSLLDLCEKEGI; this is encoded by the exons ATGGACAACCTCTGGCAATTAGGGAATGAGTTCCGAGGACAATCAATGGTCTCGGAGGACCACCAGTGGTCCATTATCACTTCGAAACTGGCTGAGCTGACAAGGTCAAAGGCTGAGCGGATGAACAACCTTGATTATACAAGGAACCCTGTTGAAACAAAACCATGGGACAAATTGGGCTTTCAAGAGGATAACAAATTTGAGAATCTCAATCCTAGTCTTATGAATCTGgatctcaagatgaatgaagCTACAGTGAAGAGTTCCTTCCGTAATAGTGCTTATAACATGAACTTATTGTACCAGAAAAGCAACACTAACAGTGTCGACAGTTTCAAGATTAACACTGGGATCAACAAGTATGCTAGTAACACTAGTGGCAAAGAGGTCAACAACAATAACAGCCGCAACAGCAGCAATAATAGCAACAATAGCGGCAGCAGCAACAACAATAATGCTGCTGTTGACAAGCGATTCAAGACGTTACCTTCGACGGAAATGCTACCAAGGAATGAAATTCTTGGTGGTTATATCTTTGTGTGCAACAATGACACCATGCAGGAGGATCTCAAGCGACAGCTGTTTG GCTTGCCTCCAAGGTACCGTGATTCTGTCCGGGCAATTACTCCAGGGTTACCTCTTTTCCTGTATAATTATACAACTCATCAACTTCATGGGATATTTGAG GCTGCTAGTTTTGGGGGTTCAAACATTGATCCAACAGCTTGGGAAGACAAGAAGTGTAAAGGAGAGTCTAGGTTTCCTGCTCAG GTGAGGATCCGTGTTAGAAAGATCTGCAAGCCTTTAGAAGAAGATGCTTTTAGGCCAGTTTTGCATCATTATGATGGTCCGAAGTTTCGTCTTGAACTCTCCATGGCAGAG